The Plectropomus leopardus isolate mb chromosome 15, YSFRI_Pleo_2.0, whole genome shotgun sequence genome has a segment encoding these proteins:
- the ccdc172 gene encoding LOW QUALITY PROTEIN: coiled-coil domain-containing protein 172 (The sequence of the model RefSeq protein was modified relative to this genomic sequence to represent the inferred CDS: deleted 1 base in 1 codon): MSLDTLFQQILLTEQQLTEQTQKLKEVKVAIIRCNEKIKSATEKYKKTNEELDMKAQRLSAVRLQHDLMRKCEDQMLKQNEELLCQNRQLRERLAKIKWESKEEEKNFLQEISKFNSDFSLRENRDVVFESQTHTEILDLEREVDSLHKEMELMSSRSSHMSSVQEEKRALRLKLQGLDNIRKELDQQLIEAEAVTESLRAERLFVSQKPLTDSTCLRLRKELEMHKEGELERLREALSSEIQLLKSKLNSSQGNEQH, encoded by the exons ATGAGTTTAGATACACTCTTTCAACAAATTCTTCTGACTGAACAACAGTTAActgaacagacacaaaaactcaaagaag TCAAAGTGGCCATCATTAGATGCAATGAGAAGATCAAGAGTGCCActgaaaagtataaaaagaCCAATGAGGAACTGGATATGAAG GCTCAGCGGTTGTCTGCGGTGAGGCTGCAGCACGACCTGATGAGGAAATGTGAAGACCAGATGTTGAAGCAAAATGAGGAGCTGCTCTGCCAGAACAGACAACTCAGGGAACGTCTG GCCAAGATAAAGTGGGAGTctaaagaagaagag aaaaacttCCTCCAAGAGATCTCGAAGTTCAACAGTGACTTCAGTCTTCGGGAGAACAGAGACGTAGTGTTCGAgagccaaacacacactgagatcCTGGACCTGGAGAGGGAGGTGGACTCACTACACAAAG AGATGGAGCTGATGAGCAGCAGGAGCAGTCACATGAGCTCCgtgcaggaggagaagagagcgCTGCGGCTCAAACTGCAGGGCCTGGATAACATCCGGAAAG AGCTGGATCAGCAGCTGATTGAGGCTGAAGCCGTGACAGAATCTCTGCGAGCCGAGAGGCTGTTTGTCAGTCAGAAACCTCTCACTGACAGCACCTGTCTGAG GCTGAGAAAGGAGCTGGAGATGCATAAAGAAGGAGAGCTGGAGCGGCTGCGAGAGGCGCTCAGCTCAGAAATACAACTCCTCAAGTCG AAGCTGAACAGCAGCCAGGGAAATGAGCAGCATTAG